One bacterium DNA window includes the following coding sequences:
- a CDS encoding phospholipid carrier-dependent glycosyltransferase, giving the protein MNFGTSIQAKREKYKRFLSLIFFGVIAVFIGLTLGYPTYLTPHEDHHAFSSIARDGWIEDGATIRLPRLSQRGNRIDLSLKSWRPEGQPPALLSFELCGEEIKRLEVLQDTTVRLFLTGGCEPRTVVIRVFNPFTPGGADQRKLGVQLSGLSLGSKLGFPVVAPQVVLLITAFVLFLVLLALEIAPISYRVPVGLILLTCSGWLLSTLQLAPFSRLFPLWGVLCVMLFGASLAQTVLDEGNSVSAVDKQRRWGRACLVSLIVALGSYFRFSGISFGLPLNYHPDEVAKLNAVMRMYNSGTPDPNYFLHPTLLLYCTYGLNLAGHAFGFFSGAFQESLILSGRLVSALAGIFSIVLTYLIGKKLFSTRAGLLAASLLAVFPLHVTCSRYLKEDSLLTFFVLLSTLFAVYALRSKKSFWLVLAGIAAGCSASVKYSGLMSAVIPVLGALAIEGRWIPRDRKVWFALVLALVAVPLAFLVCSPYVLLNSTKFVEDFLFEQQHMQNGHLFAITPWSQYWMYHVERSLYKGVTAPPFFLGLIAFGFFLRKRNMPALLVIAVLLAFYFPAEYVKAKPAPQPERYILPCLPYFALLIGAFSDQMFAKKKSFLLVSGLSLFVPLFTTRILHQELVPDTRLQMARWIEREIPHGSRIYIDHKQYSPELSQEHFQVTYAPSDRIGQELELERLAAANFDYLLLSSLWFDRYFSQPRTDEFVRRRIERVLRDGELVHSVKSSGGTYGFHNPDILLFRLPKIPS; this is encoded by the coding sequence GTGAATTTTGGTACAAGCATTCAAGCAAAACGCGAGAAGTACAAACGATTTCTTTCCTTGATATTTTTTGGTGTGATAGCCGTTTTCATCGGGCTTACCCTTGGATATCCAACCTATTTGACACCACACGAAGATCATCATGCCTTCTCCTCTATCGCTCGCGATGGATGGATTGAGGATGGAGCTACCATACGTTTGCCTCGGCTTTCTCAGAGAGGGAATCGGATAGATTTAAGTCTGAAGAGTTGGCGTCCAGAGGGGCAGCCCCCTGCTCTGCTATCATTTGAGCTCTGTGGGGAAGAGATAAAAAGACTCGAAGTGTTGCAGGATACCACGGTTCGCCTCTTTTTGACGGGTGGGTGCGAACCGAGAACAGTTGTGATTCGGGTTTTCAATCCCTTCACCCCTGGCGGTGCCGATCAGAGGAAATTAGGAGTTCAATTAAGCGGACTTTCTCTCGGCTCAAAGCTGGGTTTTCCAGTTGTTGCTCCACAAGTTGTTTTGTTAATTACGGCCTTTGTGTTGTTCCTCGTCTTGTTGGCACTTGAAATCGCACCAATTTCATACCGTGTGCCTGTTGGATTGATTCTTCTGACATGTAGTGGATGGCTTTTGAGTACACTTCAACTGGCACCGTTCAGTAGGCTCTTTCCACTATGGGGAGTCTTGTGTGTGATGCTTTTTGGCGCATCTTTGGCTCAAACGGTGCTTGACGAAGGCAACTCAGTTTCAGCAGTCGACAAGCAGCGAAGGTGGGGCAGGGCGTGCCTTGTTTCTTTGATTGTTGCTTTGGGCAGCTACTTTCGATTTTCTGGCATCTCTTTCGGTCTTCCACTGAATTATCATCCTGATGAGGTGGCGAAGCTCAATGCTGTTATGCGTATGTATAATAGCGGAACGCCCGACCCCAATTATTTTCTTCATCCAACGCTTCTTCTCTATTGCACGTATGGTTTGAATCTTGCTGGTCATGCATTTGGATTTTTCTCTGGCGCCTTTCAAGAGAGCCTTATTCTATCAGGGAGACTCGTAAGTGCTCTAGCGGGCATCTTTTCAATCGTGCTCACGTATCTCATCGGAAAAAAGCTCTTTTCAACCAGAGCGGGGCTGCTCGCTGCTTCTTTACTTGCCGTTTTTCCACTGCATGTTACATGCAGTCGGTATCTCAAAGAGGACTCATTGCTCACATTTTTTGTTCTACTTTCTACGCTATTTGCCGTCTATGCATTGAGAAGTAAGAAAAGTTTTTGGTTAGTACTTGCAGGTATCGCAGCAGGTTGCTCTGCCTCCGTAAAATACTCTGGCTTGATGTCAGCTGTAATTCCAGTGCTGGGCGCTTTGGCTATAGAGGGTCGATGGATTCCCCGGGATCGAAAAGTATGGTTTGCCCTTGTGCTTGCCCTCGTTGCTGTTCCTCTTGCATTTCTTGTGTGCTCTCCGTATGTCTTGCTGAACTCGACAAAATTTGTGGAAGACTTTCTCTTCGAGCAGCAACATATGCAAAATGGGCACCTCTTTGCGATCACTCCTTGGTCTCAATACTGGATGTATCATGTTGAAAGGAGCCTCTATAAAGGGGTAACCGCGCCACCATTCTTCCTTGGGCTTATTGCGTTTGGATTTTTCTTGCGCAAAAGGAACATGCCCGCATTGCTTGTTATTGCTGTGCTGCTCGCATTTTATTTTCCAGCAGAGTATGTAAAGGCAAAACCTGCTCCTCAACCAGAGCGATATATTCTTCCGTGCCTTCCATATTTTGCGCTCTTAATAGGAGCCTTTTCTGATCAGATGTTTGCGAAAAAGAAGAGCTTTCTGTTAGTGAGTGGACTGTCTCTCTTTGTGCCTCTTTTTACAACACGTATTCTGCATCAAGAGCTTGTTCCAGATACTCGTTTGCAGATGGCGCGCTGGATTGAGAGAGAGATTCCGCATGGGAGTCGGATTTATATCGATCATAAGCAATATTCCCCTGAGCTATCTCAAGAACACTTCCAAGTTACCTATGCACCGAGTGACCGGATTGGACAGGAGTTGGAGCTAGAGAGGTTGGCCGCTGCGAATTTCGATTATTTACTTCTCTCTAGCCTCTGGTTTGATAGATACTTTTCTCAGCCCCGCACTGATGAATTCGTCCGACGGAGAATCGAACGGGTTCTTCGGGATGGAGAGCTCGTGCATAGTGTGAAGTCGAGTGGAGGCACGTACGGGTTTCATAATCCTGACATATTGCTGTTTCGTCTTCCAAAGATCCCTTCTTAA